One segment of Anser cygnoides isolate HZ-2024a breed goose chromosome 5, Taihu_goose_T2T_genome, whole genome shotgun sequence DNA contains the following:
- the KCNJ11 gene encoding ATP-sensitive inward rectifier potassium channel 11 isoform X1, producing the protein MLSRKGIIPEEYVLTRLAEDVPEHARYRARERRARFVGKNGACNVAHKNIREQGRFLQDVFTTLVDLKWPHTLLIFTMSFLCSWLLFGMVWWLIAFAHGDLDHSTRLQRDPARAAEGVPDGFVPCVTSIHSFTSAFLFSIEVQVTIGFGGRMVTEECPAAILVLIVQNIVGLVINAIMLGCIFMKTSQAHRRAETLIFSKHAVIALREGKLCFMLRVGDLRKSMIISATIRMQVVKKTASLEGEVVPLNQIDIQMENPVGGNSIFLVSPLIIYHVIDKNSPLYDISPVNLHHHEDLEIIVILEGVVETTGITTQARTSYLADEILWGQRFVPIVAEEDGRYSVDYSKFGNTVKVPTPSCTARQLEEDRSIMDTMPLSPKGTIRKRSVKLKPKFTITDEPS; encoded by the coding sequence atGCTGTCGAGGAAGGGGATCATCCCCGAGGAGTACGTGCTGACCCGGCTGGCGGAGGATGTGCCGGAGCACGCCCGGTACCGAGCCCGGGAGCGGCGGGCGCGCTTCGTGGGCAAGAACGGCGCCTGCAACGTGGCCCACAAGAACATCCGCGAGCAGGGCAGGTTCCTGCAGGACGTCTTCACCACGCTGGTGGACCTCAAGTGGCCCCACACGCTGCTCATCTTCACCATgtccttcctctgcagctggcTGCTCTTTGGCATGGTCTGGTGGCTCATCGCCTTCGCCCACGGAGACCTGGACCACAGCACTCGGCTGCAGCGGGACCCGGCCAGGGCGGCGGAGGGGGTCCCGGACGGCTTTGTGCCCTGCGTGACCAGCATCCACTCCTTCACCTCCgccttcctcttctccatcGAGGTGCAGGTGACCATCGGCTTCGGGGGACGCATGGTGACGGAGGAGTGCCCGGCCGCCATCCTGGTGCTGATTGTGCAGAACATCGTGGGGCTGGTGATCAACGCCATTATGCTGGGCTGCATTTTCATGAAGACCTCGCAGGCCCACCGCCGTGCCGAGACCCTCATCTTCAGCAAGCACGCGGTCATCGCCCTGCGGGAGGGCAAGCTCTGCTTCATGCTGAGGGTGGGCGACCTCCGGAAGAGCATGATCATCAGCGCCACCATCCGCATGCAGGTGGTGAAGAAGACGGCCAGCCTGGAGGGGGAGGTGGTGCCCCTCAACCAGATCGACATCCAGATGGAGAACCCCGTGGGGGGCAACAGCATCTTCCTCGTCTCCCCACTCATCATCTACCACGTGATAGACAAGAACAGCCCCCTCTACGACATCTCCCCTGTGAACCTGCACCACCATGAGGATCTGGAGATCATCGTCATCTTGGAAGGGGTGGTGGAGACCACCGGCATCACCACTCAAGCCAGAACCTCCTACCTGGCAGATGAAATCCTCTGGGGCCAAAGATTCGTGCCCATAGTGGCAGAGGAAGATGGGCGATACTCTGTGGACTATTCTAAATTTGGCAACACAGTGAAAGTGCCCACCCCTTCATGCACTGccaggcagctggaggaggacagGAGCATCATGGACACCATGCCATTATCCCCGAAAGGCACCATAAGGAAGAGGTCTGTCAAGCTAAAGCCCAAGTTCACCATAACCGATGAGCCTTCCTGA
- the KCNJ11 gene encoding ATP-sensitive inward rectifier potassium channel 11 isoform X2 has translation MVWWLIAFAHGDLDHSTRLQRDPARAAEGVPDGFVPCVTSIHSFTSAFLFSIEVQVTIGFGGRMVTEECPAAILVLIVQNIVGLVINAIMLGCIFMKTSQAHRRAETLIFSKHAVIALREGKLCFMLRVGDLRKSMIISATIRMQVVKKTASLEGEVVPLNQIDIQMENPVGGNSIFLVSPLIIYHVIDKNSPLYDISPVNLHHHEDLEIIVILEGVVETTGITTQARTSYLADEILWGQRFVPIVAEEDGRYSVDYSKFGNTVKVPTPSCTARQLEEDRSIMDTMPLSPKGTIRKRSVKLKPKFTITDEPS, from the coding sequence ATGGTCTGGTGGCTCATCGCCTTCGCCCACGGAGACCTGGACCACAGCACTCGGCTGCAGCGGGACCCGGCCAGGGCGGCGGAGGGGGTCCCGGACGGCTTTGTGCCCTGCGTGACCAGCATCCACTCCTTCACCTCCgccttcctcttctccatcGAGGTGCAGGTGACCATCGGCTTCGGGGGACGCATGGTGACGGAGGAGTGCCCGGCCGCCATCCTGGTGCTGATTGTGCAGAACATCGTGGGGCTGGTGATCAACGCCATTATGCTGGGCTGCATTTTCATGAAGACCTCGCAGGCCCACCGCCGTGCCGAGACCCTCATCTTCAGCAAGCACGCGGTCATCGCCCTGCGGGAGGGCAAGCTCTGCTTCATGCTGAGGGTGGGCGACCTCCGGAAGAGCATGATCATCAGCGCCACCATCCGCATGCAGGTGGTGAAGAAGACGGCCAGCCTGGAGGGGGAGGTGGTGCCCCTCAACCAGATCGACATCCAGATGGAGAACCCCGTGGGGGGCAACAGCATCTTCCTCGTCTCCCCACTCATCATCTACCACGTGATAGACAAGAACAGCCCCCTCTACGACATCTCCCCTGTGAACCTGCACCACCATGAGGATCTGGAGATCATCGTCATCTTGGAAGGGGTGGTGGAGACCACCGGCATCACCACTCAAGCCAGAACCTCCTACCTGGCAGATGAAATCCTCTGGGGCCAAAGATTCGTGCCCATAGTGGCAGAGGAAGATGGGCGATACTCTGTGGACTATTCTAAATTTGGCAACACAGTGAAAGTGCCCACCCCTTCATGCACTGccaggcagctggaggaggacagGAGCATCATGGACACCATGCCATTATCCCCGAAAGGCACCATAAGGAAGAGGTCTGTCAAGCTAAAGCCCAAGTTCACCATAACCGATGAGCCTTCCTGA